The following coding sequences lie in one Nodularia sp. LEGE 06071 genomic window:
- a CDS encoding diflavin flavoprotein — protein MTVATFSRPRDVQVANIGEQTLMLRSRTWDRLKFEIEYSRQKGTTANSYLIQADKIALIDPPGESFTAIYLEELAQRLDFITLDYIILGHVNPNRRVTLEKLLSLAPQATLICSRPAANALKTDFPEWESRIQAVRFEDSLDLGQGHHLTFITVPTPRWPDGLCSYDPVSKILYTDKFFGAHICEDTLFDEDWKTLDAERHYYFDCLHAPQAKQVEATLDKLALLPARCYAPGHGPVVRYSLSRFTYDYRQWCQAQKSQDLSVALLYTSAYGSTAILAHAIAQGLIENDVNVESINCELADPADITRIIDASDGFIIGSPTLGGHAPTQIQTALGIVLSTAAKTKLAGVFGSYGWSGEAIDLIEGKLKDANYRLGFDTIRVRFSPTQEILAQCQAAGATFAQTLKKTKKLRTPRQVVPEAKIDRTEQAVGRIIGSLCVVTTRDLENHKGILTSSVSQATFNPPGIMIAVAQEQNADLMHQPGDRFVLNILKEGRNLRRYFFRQSTLGENPFTNLETKTADNGCLVLTEALAYLECTVTNLLECGDRCIIYAIVEQGEVLEHDGVTAVEHRKSGSHY, from the coding sequence ATGACAGTTGCTACATTTAGTCGCCCCAGAGATGTACAAGTGGCAAATATTGGTGAACAAACGCTAATGTTGCGATCGCGTACTTGGGATCGTCTAAAATTTGAAATTGAGTATTCCCGTCAAAAGGGAACTACAGCCAATTCTTATCTGATTCAGGCTGACAAAATAGCTTTAATTGACCCTCCTGGGGAATCTTTCACGGCTATTTACTTAGAAGAACTAGCACAACGTCTTGATTTCATTACTCTTGATTACATTATTCTCGGTCACGTCAACCCCAACCGTCGAGTTACCCTCGAAAAGTTGCTTTCCCTAGCACCCCAAGCTACCTTAATTTGCTCCCGTCCGGCTGCGAATGCTTTGAAAACCGATTTTCCTGAGTGGGAATCACGCATTCAAGCTGTGCGTTTTGAAGATTCTTTGGATTTAGGACAAGGACATCACTTGACATTTATCACAGTTCCTACTCCCCGTTGGCCTGATGGTCTTTGTAGCTACGACCCTGTAAGCAAGATTCTGTACACAGACAAATTTTTTGGCGCGCATATTTGCGAAGATACCTTATTTGATGAAGACTGGAAAACATTAGACGCGGAACGCCATTATTACTTCGACTGTCTCCATGCACCCCAAGCCAAACAAGTTGAAGCAACTTTAGATAAATTGGCGCTGTTGCCAGCTAGATGTTATGCTCCTGGTCATGGTCCAGTGGTGCGTTATAGTCTGAGTCGTTTTACCTATGATTACCGTCAATGGTGTCAAGCACAAAAATCTCAAGATTTAAGCGTCGCTTTACTTTATACTTCTGCTTATGGCAGTACAGCAATTTTAGCTCATGCGATCGCTCAAGGTTTGATTGAAAATGATGTCAATGTCGAATCCATCAACTGTGAACTCGCAGACCCCGCAGATATTACCCGAATAATCGACGCTAGCGATGGATTTATTATCGGTTCTCCCACTTTAGGCGGTCATGCACCCACCCAAATTCAAACCGCTTTAGGTATAGTCCTCTCAACGGCGGCGAAAACTAAGTTAGCTGGGGTGTTTGGTTCCTACGGTTGGAGTGGCGAAGCCATAGATTTAATTGAAGGTAAACTCAAAGATGCTAACTACCGTTTAGGCTTTGACACAATTCGGGTACGCTTTAGCCCTACACAAGAAATTCTCGCACAATGTCAAGCCGCAGGTGCGACTTTTGCCCAAACTTTAAAGAAAACAAAGAAACTACGTACTCCTCGCCAAGTCGTTCCAGAAGCCAAAATCGACCGTACCGAACAAGCTGTAGGCAGAATTATTGGTTCTTTGTGTGTAGTTACAACTCGTGATTTAGAAAACCATAAAGGTATTTTAACTTCATCGGTATCTCAAGCCACATTTAATCCACCAGGAATTATGATTGCTGTTGCTCAAGAACAGAATGCAGACTTAATGCATCAACCTGGAGATAGATTTGTGCTGAATATCCTTAAAGAAGGTAGAAATTTACGACGTTATTTTTTCCGTCAAAGCACATTAGGAGAAAATCCCTTTACCAATCTGGAGACAAAAACTGCTGATAATGGTTGTTTAGTCTTAACTGAAGCATTAGCTTATCTAGAATGTACCGTCACCAACCTACTTGAATGTGGTGATAGATGCATAATTTATGCCATAGTCGAGCAAGGCGAAGTGTTAGAACACGATGGCGTGACTGCCGTTGAACATCGCAAATCAGGTAGCCATTATTAA
- a CDS encoding phosphate-starvation-inducible PsiE family protein produces MYKPVLENGKISVYEINRGRIVRTLEFIQDVIVISLCIGLFSFMAIEVWDMFLSLLPPLDFHVVTADILFLLILVELFRLLIIYLQEQRISIGVAVEVSIVSALREVIVKGVLETNWSQVLATCAFLLVLGILLILRVWLPPTFDGIDPEQKISQHYRNRHKQELGIRE; encoded by the coding sequence ATGTACAAACCTGTTTTAGAAAACGGCAAAATCTCTGTTTACGAAATTAATCGTGGTCGCATCGTCCGCACGTTGGAATTCATTCAAGATGTGATTGTGATTTCCTTATGTATTGGTTTATTTAGCTTCATGGCTATTGAGGTATGGGATATGTTTCTTTCCCTGCTTCCTCCTTTAGATTTCCATGTTGTTACTGCCGATATCTTGTTTTTGCTCATTTTAGTTGAGTTATTTCGGCTGCTAATTATTTACCTCCAAGAACAACGCATATCTATTGGCGTAGCTGTGGAAGTTTCCATTGTCTCCGCATTAAGAGAAGTGATTGTTAAAGGTGTACTAGAAACAAATTGGAGTCAAGTTTTAGCGACTTGCGCCTTCTTATTAGTGTTGGGAATCCTGTTAATTCTGCGAGTTTGGTTACCTCCTACCTTTGACGGTATTGACCCAGAACAAAAAATATCCCAACACTATCGAAATCGCCATAAACAAGAATTAGGAATTAGGGAATAG